A region of the Phaseolus vulgaris cultivar G19833 chromosome 11, P. vulgaris v2.0, whole genome shotgun sequence genome:
ATTTGTGGATCAAATATATACAGCGTTTTCCTCCTAGATAAAAGTGAAATGTTTCACACAAGACTGCTATAACTTACCGTTCAACAAGAACATAAGAACTCTTGAAACTCGAACTTGAACACAAGAGCATGATCAGCAAGACAAGTAGATAAAGTATTTAATCTTTCAACCGTCTAATAATAGAAACATACGATGTAACTATAATACCAAACAAGGTATACTATacagagagaaaaaaattatttatttatttatatgtatatatatatatagagagagagagaacgaGAGAACTACATTTTTTGGAAAACAGCCATACGAAGAGGGCTTACATTAGCTGTTCTGGAACCAGATCTAACAAAAGACTAAAGTTCATTTCACTCCCACCCATTTCAATCAAGCACAACAACCAAACAAAAGCGTAATGGGAGAATACACTCTAAACTGCATACATTTGATACACAGCACATGAAATAACTGACcaacttaatttaaaaataaatttgaaaaaatttcaaaatgcatTACTATTAAGCAAATATGACAGTCTAAGCATCTTGCAATATAAAcatggaaataaaataaaaaagacatcGTATTTATTATAACAAGGCAAAATCTTGAATATTTTCATGATGCACTGAACTCAATGCTTCAAGATTGTCTAAAGCttaaccagaaaaaaaaatgggagAAAACATGGTACAGTTTCTTGTCATGAATTATTTCAGTATTCTACTCCATCCTCAGAAAGATAACAGCCTAGGCATGTCCCATTCCTTTTCAGTGATGAGCCTTCTCCTGAGCTTTTTTATGAGAGTTGGCTTTTGCCTGAAAGTAAAACAAACATGAATTACAAAGAAGTTCTGCAGAGTGCGGTATAATCATAAGATGTAGATGTTGGAGCAAGGTAAACCAACCTAAATTCAAGAAATAACAAATATAAGGCATTAAGCACGATCGGAGTTTGAATAGAAGACAATAGAAATACAACGCATGGCACAGCACAACAATGCATGCCATTGAAATTGAacaaatattacaaaattatatgaCAAAACCAGAACAGATTTCAACCATTAAGGATATAAAGCCTTTCCCAAACATCGGGAGACTATTCACAACTCATATCAAGATCGTAACCAAAACATCAGTAAGCCGCCACTCAAATTCACCCAGCAGAAAGGCTTAATTCACGTTAAGGCTGTAGATCTGGGCTGAAATTAGAACTAGTCACGAGAGAATCGGCAAGCTGGGGCTTTGATTAATCAAACCAACAACAAATCCGTATGATTCACTCCAAATTTTTTAAATCACAAAAACAATATAGTGCCTAAAATCCCTTAATCAACTGATAACCCCACTCAACATGAATGTAGTGTTGAAAATCAACATGTGGACAGCAATTTAGAATTTCAGATAAACCATGGATTTCTCTAGATCGCCAAATTACAGTTTCAGAAATGCATATCATCGTCACAAAAGAGGTGTACGATCGGatgaattttaaaacaaaaactagAGATTCGTTAAAATACCTTAAGATACTTGAGCTTGATGCTTCCATAAACAAGGCCGAAGGAAAAAGCAGAAGCTCTAGCAACCTACCAGTGCATTTGGTTTTAgataaaaatactaaaaatgtTGTCACTGAATTAGTACCTCGTTTTTCACGAGAAACAAAGAGAATAGGGTAATTCGGGGCATACCAAAGCTAGGGTACTGGCACCGGAATAAGGTCCTGGAGGAGGTGCCATTAGATTGAGAGACGTCGGCGCAGTTGTGGTTGAAGAGAGGAACAAACAATGGAAGGCAACTACTCCGAACGAAGACGATGAAGAAAAGAGTGCTTCACAATTGTCGATTATGGAACCCTAGCCAAGGTAGGACCGAAAAGAGAGGGTGACTCGTTAACAGCACAGTGTTCGTTTAGTGGACTGAGACTAAGTTTCTGCCTCCAAAGCCCAATAGGCCCACATATAGTATCAGCCCAATTTTGAATTTAGAATCCAAACCCCTATGTCTGTAAAAAAACACACGTAgcaaaaaaaagtaaaatgaaaaaaaatatataatgtcAGAAGTGGGATTTGAACCCACGCCCTCTTTCAAAGACCAGAACTTGAGTCTGGCGCCTTAGACCACTCGGCCATCCTGACTTGTATATTTAGTTTCAAtactaaattatatttataaatttcttAGTGTATTATTATTGGGCctttaaaatgcaaaaaaactAGCAATAGTTTAAAAGGTGTGTAAAGATATGTTCgtgatttaaaattaaaaaaatatacattgtGAAACTAGGGTGTTGAGACTTGGGTTGGGttctgaaattttaaattttcttttcccTTGATTTGTGCCTTACCATTAGCAAAACAAAGTCAATGACTTACAGATTCAAGTATAAGATATATAAGATATATGACCAACACAATCCACGGAATAAAGGGTTTCTTAGAAATGCTAAAACAGAACTTGATGTTTATATACAACAAACAGTGTTGTTTCtacaattcttttttttttttaagatacatttttatcatttttgaaACTTAAAAACTAAGttttcacttcaaaataataaGTAGacagaaaattttaaatttttttataagaaaaaccaTCAAATATAAAAGGTCATAGATCAGACGGGTATGAAATGCTCTTACCATCCAATCAAGTCCAAccatattagaaaataaattgagtttagagattttataaaaaaaacttaaacttatataaaattatatttagataAATAAATTGATCTCTTATCAGATATTttccaattaaaataaaatagtacaTTCAAAGTAATCTGAGTAGAGATGATCTGAATGGATAATTAGTATGATAATTTAGATTTTCTCAAAACTAGATTCCTTATTAACAAGGTATTTTAAGTAGGAAAAGTTAACTCTCTTTTAAGTTATACTTGGGTTCTATGAGatgaatttattttgtaaagatCAAAGTTTAATATGTATGAATTTATACTTTTCttgaataatttaagtttatagaaatattatattcgtggaaatttataattaatgtcGTTAAAGCTTTACGAGcattaatttgtaattttaattgaatgatttaagtttaaagaaatattgtatataatttatcttaattgcattgttatataatattttgtctGTCTTTAAAAGGGTTAAAGTGCTGTGTAGTGATTGGTGATGATTTGAACTTGATATATGAATTATGTGAATGTTAATTACTGTGGTAGTAATTGATTTGTTTAATGTATAGGGTATTCAAACCATTGCTACCATGAGAGATATTTACGCTTCATAAATAACTCAAATTAAATAGATAGAGATACTAAATTGTGAGAAGTTGATAAAGATTTTTGTCCAATAAATTGTCAAGTATATGAGGTACTGTTAACTTTTTTATCATTGTTTTACAAATATCCACAACTGCGGAATTATCAAGTTAAGCTA
Encoded here:
- the LOC137810356 gene encoding uncharacterized protein, with the protein product MAPPPGPYSGASTLALVARASAFSFGLVYGSIKLKYLKAKANSHKKAQEKAHH